A genomic window from Clostridium aceticum includes:
- a CDS encoding MBL fold metallo-hydrolase RNA specificity domain-containing protein codes for MQIQFLGAAKVVTGSNILISAGKYKILLDCGLFQGTKDLESLNFQDFQFNPAEIDYLLLSHAHIDHSGRIPKLVKEGFRGKIICTKATKDLAEIMLVDSGHIQESDAEWENRKAKRAGKPLVQPLYTAQEATNSLRYFEAALYHQKITLNDSISIRFQDAGHILGSSIIELWITEKDDTVKIVFSGDIGMKNKPLIRDPDLIESADYLILESTYGNRLHENIEQRMEKLMEVINATILRGGTVIIPSFAVGRTQELIYELNKYYEYTEDLETFLRAPIYLDSPMAVSATEIFKRNAYCFDEEAKKLILSGDNPLEFDNLYFVRDHNESMRLNDANYPKVIISASGMCTAGRVRHHLKHNLWKAKNSVIFVGYQAAGTLGRILQDGVKKVKLFGEEIAVLAEIHSIEGFSGHGDQSDLLNWLGGFKKKPQKIFLVHGEEEASTTLAQKIKNKYGISTIIPNMGYSFQIENDVLKAHSGEILEPIQRRENIKKELQLVYDQFESLVSKTNRFIDDDVLKKDYDQLKNKLLELQKELLDISIMLGN; via the coding sequence ATGCAAATACAATTTTTAGGTGCTGCCAAAGTGGTTACTGGTTCCAATATTTTAATTTCTGCAGGAAAGTATAAGATTTTGCTGGACTGTGGTTTGTTTCAAGGGACCAAAGATCTAGAATCCTTAAACTTTCAAGATTTTCAGTTTAACCCTGCTGAAATCGATTATCTTCTTTTGAGCCATGCCCATATCGATCATAGCGGTAGGATACCAAAGTTAGTAAAAGAAGGATTCCGTGGAAAAATCATTTGCACTAAAGCCACAAAAGACTTGGCAGAAATCATGCTGGTAGATAGTGGTCATATTCAAGAATCTGATGCAGAATGGGAAAACAGAAAAGCAAAACGAGCTGGGAAACCTCTTGTACAGCCCTTGTATACAGCCCAGGAGGCTACGAATAGTTTAAGGTACTTTGAAGCAGCCCTTTATCATCAAAAGATTACCCTCAACGATAGTATTTCAATACGCTTTCAAGATGCAGGTCATATATTGGGTTCCTCCATTATAGAATTATGGATTACTGAAAAGGATGACACTGTCAAAATTGTTTTTTCTGGAGACATTGGTATGAAAAACAAGCCTTTAATTCGTGACCCTGATTTAATAGAAAGTGCGGATTATCTTATTTTAGAATCTACCTACGGCAACCGTCTCCATGAAAACATAGAGCAACGCATGGAAAAACTGATGGAAGTCATTAATGCTACTATACTACGAGGAGGTACAGTAATTATCCCCTCCTTTGCTGTCGGAAGAACGCAGGAGCTAATTTATGAGTTAAATAAGTACTATGAATATACAGAGGATTTAGAAACCTTTCTCAGAGCACCTATTTATCTCGATAGCCCTATGGCGGTCTCTGCTACAGAGATTTTTAAGAGGAATGCCTACTGTTTTGATGAAGAAGCAAAAAAGTTGATACTAAGCGGTGATAATCCCCTAGAGTTTGATAATCTTTATTTTGTACGGGATCATAATGAATCTATGAGGCTAAATGATGCTAACTATCCTAAAGTAATTATCTCCGCCAGTGGTATGTGCACTGCTGGTAGAGTACGACACCATCTAAAACATAACCTATGGAAAGCGAAAAATAGCGTTATCTTTGTTGGGTATCAAGCTGCCGGTACATTGGGGAGAATTCTCCAGGATGGGGTAAAAAAAGTAAAACTATTTGGAGAAGAAATAGCTGTCTTGGCAGAAATTCATAGTATAGAAGGATTTTCTGGACACGGGGATCAATCCGACTTACTAAATTGGCTTGGCGGTTTTAAGAAAAAGCCCCAAAAGATCTTCTTAGTGCATGGAGAAGAAGAGGCTTCTACTACACTGGCACAAAAGATAAAAAACAAGTATGGCATTTCTACCATCATTCCTAACATGGGTTATAGCTTTCAAATAGAAAATGATGTACTAAAGGCCCATTCCGGCGAGATATTAGAACCTATTCAGAGAAGAGAAAATATAAAGAAAGAGCTTCAACTGGTATATGACCAATTTGAAAGTTTAGTTTCAAAAACAAATCGCTTTATAGACGATGATGTATTAAAGAAAGACTATGATCAATTGAAAAACAAGCTATTGGAACTACAGAAGGAACTTTTGGATATCAGTATCATGCTTGGTAATTAG
- a CDS encoding MgtC/SapB family protein, producing MISDIDLIFRLVSAAILGGLIGLEREVNNRPAGFRTHILVTVGSCLIMVLSIYGFVGFGPEGRGGEPARLAAQVVSGIGFLGAGTIMREGTNVRGLTTAASIWISGGIGLAMGAGFYLGAAITTMIALFSLASLGVVEKRIARLKRYSELRIKGIGRPGFIGEIGTALGRFHISIKNIVIENDFVQEDHDHEYNIHLTFYIRVPVKLNRMELYCYLKQIKGLESVIWDNIQVIFNNKIL from the coding sequence ATGATTTCAGATATAGATTTAATTTTTAGATTAGTTTCAGCGGCAATTTTAGGAGGATTAATAGGGCTTGAGAGAGAAGTAAACAATAGACCCGCAGGGTTTCGTACCCATATCCTAGTGACAGTAGGCTCCTGTTTAATTATGGTGCTGTCTATTTATGGTTTCGTTGGTTTTGGCCCTGAAGGAAGAGGCGGGGAACCTGCTAGATTAGCTGCCCAAGTAGTAAGTGGTATAGGATTTCTAGGAGCTGGAACCATTATGCGGGAAGGCACAAATGTAAGGGGACTTACTACTGCTGCCAGCATTTGGATCAGTGGGGGTATTGGACTAGCGATGGGAGCTGGATTTTATTTAGGGGCAGCTATTACTACAATGATAGCTTTGTTTTCTCTGGCTAGCTTAGGTGTGGTAGAAAAACGAATAGCAAGGCTAAAACGTTATTCTGAGCTAAGGATCAAGGGTATTGGCCGTCCAGGTTTTATAGGGGAAATTGGTACGGCTTTGGGAAGATTCCATATTAGTATAAAGAATATTGTGATAGAAAACGATTTTGTTCAAGAAGATCATGACCATGAATATAATATTCACCTTACTTTTTATATCAGAGTACCTGTAAAATTAAACCGTATGGAATTATATTGCTACTTAAAACAAATCAAGGGATTAGAGAGTGTGATATGGGATAATATTCAGGTGATTTTTAATAATAAAATTCTGTAA
- a CDS encoding HD-GYP domain-containing protein yields MEKIYLSEIENGTPINCDLCNDKGVILVKKGTRVTEELKKKLQKNNIIFLIGNSSPFDNLEDSMAYLDEVVVKQIQETKQVYKQTFYQLSREFETFKTSDRLDKKMVTDIAKSLVSNIATNQQVYMSIQGIRSKDIYTYLHSIDVSIFMILFGKSLSLDPMQLVNAATAGILHDIGKMKIPDHVLLKPEKLLPEEMEVMKKHTIYGYEILKNHLGYEESIARVAKEHHERMDKGGYPQGVGWENLHLFSKMTAICDIYDAITAQRVYKKPMLPHKATEYLMTVVGTHLDQELVRRFVHNIATYPLGAKVLLNTGEEGIVISINNSFPQRPVIKIINTNKIRDLLVELTIFIKEVLE; encoded by the coding sequence ATGGAGAAAATATATTTATCAGAGATAGAAAATGGAACACCCATTAATTGTGATTTGTGTAATGATAAAGGTGTGATTTTAGTAAAGAAAGGAACAAGAGTCACAGAGGAATTAAAAAAAAAGCTACAAAAAAATAACATTATTTTTTTGATAGGAAACTCTTCTCCATTTGATAATTTAGAAGACAGCATGGCGTATTTGGATGAAGTGGTGGTAAAGCAGATACAAGAAACAAAACAAGTATATAAGCAAACTTTTTATCAACTGAGCAGAGAGTTTGAGACCTTTAAAACCAGCGATCGATTAGATAAAAAAATGGTTACAGATATTGCTAAAAGCCTAGTATCCAACATAGCTACCAATCAACAAGTTTATATGAGTATTCAAGGGATTAGAAGTAAGGACATCTATACCTATCTTCATTCTATAGATGTATCTATTTTTATGATACTATTTGGAAAAAGCTTAAGTTTAGATCCTATGCAGTTAGTAAATGCAGCTACGGCTGGGATTTTGCATGATATAGGAAAAATGAAAATTCCAGACCATGTCTTGTTAAAACCCGAAAAACTCTTACCGGAAGAAATGGAAGTTATGAAAAAACATACAATCTATGGATATGAAATTTTAAAAAATCATTTAGGATATGAAGAATCTATTGCTAGGGTAGCAAAGGAGCATCATGAAAGGATGGATAAAGGAGGTTATCCTCAAGGAGTGGGGTGGGAAAATCTTCACTTGTTTTCAAAGATGACAGCCATATGTGATATTTATGATGCAATAACAGCACAGCGGGTTTATAAAAAACCGATGTTACCCCACAAAGCCACTGAATATTTGATGACAGTTGTGGGAACTCATTTAGACCAAGAACTAGTTAGAAGGTTTGTTCATAATATAGCTACATATCCATTAGGAGCAAAAGTATTGTTAAATACAGGAGAAGAAGGTATTGTGATCAGTATTAATAATAGTTTCCCTCAGCGGCCAGTGATCAAAATTATTAATACGAATAAAATTAGAGATTTATTGGTAGAATTAACAATATTTATTAAAGAGGTATTAGAGTAA
- a CDS encoding fused response regulator/phosphatase, with protein sequence MGYGKALILHEETDDHWDIKKILRRYGHEVIERSIASNIIVEVLSLMPHIIIMDIQGQEGAYLEVCKLLKEDDRTSEIPLMAVLRGKAFYQKLQWIEYGINDYIQEPFDEKEFMLKVKNNLKLSSLQQKHNKTKKALKESLAIINKQKVELENNLTMASKIQEALIPKSLGNIPNCSFFWHFQPSGKVGGDTFDVFMLDEDHMGLYVIDVMGHGVASSMLAVALSEFLILDVDRGSPLKKKIDRPPYYEIISPLEVINYLNKRFPFTKYHQYFTIFYMVLNVKTGVLKYVRAAHPSPILVRDDGEVTELDGYGTPVGFEFTEGYEEKTIYLESGDHLIIYTDGLLELKAENGKTLEYDGLMEYLQNEIQHSYPNHYLTYNLNQLAKAQEKLKDDLSVLEMKWIKFL encoded by the coding sequence ATGGGATATGGAAAAGCGTTAATATTACACGAGGAAACAGACGATCATTGGGACATAAAAAAAATACTTAGAAGATATGGACATGAAGTAATAGAAAGATCTATAGCCTCCAATATAATTGTAGAGGTACTAAGTCTTATGCCTCATATCATCATTATGGATATACAAGGGCAAGAGGGTGCATATTTAGAAGTATGCAAGCTTTTAAAAGAAGATGATAGGACCTCGGAGATCCCTTTGATGGCAGTTCTAAGGGGCAAGGCTTTCTACCAAAAACTTCAATGGATTGAATATGGTATTAATGATTATATACAGGAACCTTTTGACGAAAAAGAATTCATGTTAAAAGTAAAGAATAATTTAAAGCTATCAAGTTTACAACAAAAGCATAATAAGACGAAAAAGGCACTGAAGGAAAGTTTAGCTATCATAAACAAGCAGAAAGTGGAGCTTGAAAATAATTTAACCATGGCTTCAAAAATCCAGGAGGCACTTATTCCAAAGTCCCTTGGTAACATACCAAACTGTTCTTTTTTCTGGCACTTTCAACCTTCAGGTAAGGTAGGGGGAGATACATTTGATGTTTTTATGCTGGATGAAGACCATATGGGGCTTTATGTGATTGATGTAATGGGTCATGGGGTAGCTTCCTCTATGTTGGCAGTAGCTTTATCAGAATTTCTTATTTTAGATGTGGATAGAGGGTCACCTTTAAAGAAAAAAATTGATCGACCTCCTTATTACGAAATCATTTCACCATTAGAAGTTATAAATTATTTAAATAAGAGATTTCCTTTTACAAAATATCATCAGTACTTTACTATTTTCTACATGGTTCTAAACGTAAAAACAGGAGTACTAAAATACGTTAGGGCTGCCCATCCTTCTCCTATATTAGTGAGAGATGACGGTGAAGTGACGGAATTAGACGGATATGGAACGCCAGTGGGCTTTGAGTTTACAGAGGGCTATGAAGAAAAAACTATCTATTTAGAGTCAGGAGATCACTTAATTATCTATACAGATGGACTATTGGAATTGAAGGCAGAAAACGGAAAAACATTGGAGTACGATGGGCTTATGGAATACCTGCAAAACGAGATACAACACAGTTATCCTAATCATTATTTAACTTACAATTTAAATCAATTAGCCAAAGCACAGGAAAAATTAAAGGACGATTTATCTGTATTAGAAATGAAATGGATAAAATTTCTATAA
- a CDS encoding HPr family phosphocarrier protein, which produces MLEKKITVKSETGLNARAASLLVREATKFKAESYVIKDGNEYNCKSIMNIMSMLLRQGEEVLLKAEGSDAEKALKALAHLIENPGEK; this is translated from the coding sequence ATGTTAGAAAAAAAGATAACAGTAAAAAGTGAAACAGGATTAAATGCCCGTGCTGCTAGTTTACTAGTAAGAGAGGCTACGAAATTTAAAGCTGAAAGCTATGTTATAAAGGATGGCAATGAATATAATTGTAAAAGCATCATGAATATTATGAGCATGCTTTTACGGCAGGGGGAAGAAGTGTTGCTAAAGGCAGAGGGCTCTGATGCAGAAAAGGCTCTTAAGGCCTTAGCCCATTTAATAGAAAACCCAGGAGAAAAGTAA
- a CDS encoding IclR family transcriptional regulator: MKETVQSVDRALSILEVLSDYEEGVGITEISSKIDLHKSTVHRLLVTLIYKGYVEQNPNTNKYRLTLKLLELGNKLIDKMDILSVAKPYLQQLKEVTNEVVHLVVREGTEIVYIDKVESDNKIRMHSRIGTRSPMYCTSVGKAIMAYLSEEEVEGIWQDSEIKRFTQYTITDLQEMKKNLTKIRELGYALDEEENELGIRCIGSPIFAHNGEVCGAISVSGPTIRVTKQAIQNFKNYILEYSMKISKELGYRQ, encoded by the coding sequence ATGAAGGAAACAGTACAATCTGTAGATAGAGCATTGTCTATATTAGAAGTATTATCGGACTATGAAGAAGGCGTAGGAATTACAGAAATCAGTTCAAAAATAGACCTCCATAAAAGTACTGTCCATAGACTTCTAGTAACTTTGATTTATAAAGGATATGTAGAGCAAAATCCAAATACAAATAAGTATAGATTGACACTGAAGCTTCTAGAACTAGGCAACAAACTTATAGATAAGATGGATATCTTATCTGTAGCAAAGCCTTATTTACAACAATTAAAGGAAGTTACCAATGAAGTTGTTCATTTGGTTGTAAGAGAAGGTACGGAAATTGTTTATATAGATAAAGTAGAGTCTGACAATAAGATAAGAATGCATTCTCGTATAGGAACCAGAAGCCCTATGTATTGTACATCCGTAGGAAAGGCTATCATGGCTTATTTATCGGAGGAGGAAGTAGAGGGAATTTGGCAGGATAGTGAGATTAAAAGATTTACGCAATACACCATTACAGATTTGCAGGAAATGAAAAAAAATCTAACAAAAATCCGAGAACTGGGCTATGCTTTAGATGAAGAAGAAAATGAGCTGGGCATTCGATGTATCGGCAGTCCTATTTTTGCTCATAACGGAGAAGTATGCGGTGCTATAAGTGTATCGGGACCCACTATTCGAGTGACGAAACAAGCAATACAAAACTTTAAAAACTATATATTAGAATATAGCATGAAAATTTCCAAAGAGTTGGGTTACAGACAATAG
- a CDS encoding bifunctional 4-hydroxy-2-oxoglutarate aldolase/2-dehydro-3-deoxy-phosphogluconate aldolase yields MIPKIETLNRITEAGIVAVVRAETGEIAEKIANACIEGGIPAIEVTFTVPAADKVITALKEKFTKDQLIVGAGTVLDSETARIAILAGAEYIVSPSFDLETAKLCNRYQVPYMPGCMTITEIVKAMEAGADVIKVFPGSVYGPSVIKAIKGPLPQSVLMPTGGVSLDNVGEWIKNGCVAVGVGGELTGGAKTGDYQQITDIAKQFVEKIKEARGK; encoded by the coding sequence ATGATACCTAAAATAGAAACATTAAATAGAATTACAGAAGCAGGCATTGTTGCCGTTGTCAGAGCAGAGACTGGTGAAATAGCAGAAAAAATTGCTAATGCTTGTATAGAAGGTGGTATTCCAGCTATTGAAGTTACTTTTACTGTACCAGCGGCAGACAAAGTAATAACGGCGCTAAAAGAGAAGTTTACGAAAGATCAACTAATCGTGGGAGCTGGCACTGTGCTAGATAGCGAAACAGCTAGAATTGCTATTTTGGCTGGAGCAGAGTATATTGTTAGTCCATCTTTTGATTTAGAAACAGCAAAACTTTGCAATCGCTATCAAGTGCCATATATGCCTGGTTGTATGACCATTACAGAAATCGTTAAGGCTATGGAGGCTGGAGCTGATGTAATTAAGGTGTTTCCAGGAAGTGTATACGGTCCTAGCGTAATTAAAGCTATCAAGGGACCACTGCCACAATCAGTGCTGATGCCTACCGGTGGCGTGAGTTTGGACAATGTGGGTGAGTGGATTAAAAATGGTTGCGTAGCAGTAGGTGTAGGTGGAGAACTGACAGGTGGAGCTAAAACTGGAGATTATCAACAAATTACTGATATTGCTAAACAATTTGTAGAAAAAATAAAAGAAGCTAGAGGAAAATAG
- a CDS encoding sugar kinase has translation MKKVVTLGEIMLRLSTPGYERFVQSDSFDVNYGGGEANVCVSLANYGLDAKFVTKVPKHEIGQSAINALRRFGVDTSYIARGGDRLGIYFLETGASQRPSKVIYDRAHAAIAEADASDFNWKEIFNGIDWFHFTGITPALSDKAAAVTLEACKAAKEMGVTVSVDLNFRKKLWTPAKANEVMSGLMQYVDVCIGNEEDAEMVFGIKAAHTDITQGEIDHTAYEEVAKKLIERFGFKYVASTLRESYSASDNGWSALLYDGEKSYLSRKYDVRIVDRVGGGDSFASGLIYGLITEMSLQEALEFAVAASALKHTIPGDFNLVAKDEVETLAKGDASGRVQR, from the coding sequence ATGAAAAAGGTAGTAACTCTTGGAGAAATCATGTTAAGATTGTCTACCCCAGGCTATGAAAGGTTTGTACAATCTGATAGCTTTGATGTAAATTATGGTGGTGGAGAAGCAAATGTTTGTGTATCTTTAGCAAACTATGGTTTAGACGCTAAATTTGTAACAAAAGTACCTAAGCATGAAATAGGTCAAAGTGCTATTAACGCTTTGAGAAGATTTGGTGTAGATACCAGTTATATTGCAAGAGGTGGAGATCGACTGGGCATTTATTTCTTAGAAACAGGAGCTTCTCAAAGACCATCTAAAGTCATCTATGATCGAGCACATGCGGCAATAGCTGAAGCTGATGCTTCAGATTTTAATTGGAAGGAAATCTTTAATGGTATAGACTGGTTCCACTTTACAGGTATAACACCTGCTTTAAGTGATAAGGCAGCTGCCGTTACACTAGAAGCATGTAAAGCAGCAAAAGAAATGGGTGTAACTGTTTCTGTTGACTTAAACTTTAGAAAGAAGCTTTGGACACCAGCAAAAGCTAACGAAGTAATGTCTGGCTTAATGCAATATGTTGATGTATGCATTGGTAATGAAGAAGATGCAGAAATGGTATTTGGCATTAAGGCTGCTCATACTGATATTACACAAGGTGAAATTGATCATACGGCTTATGAGGAAGTAGCGAAAAAGTTAATCGAAAGATTTGGTTTTAAATATGTTGCTTCTACATTAAGAGAAAGTTACTCTGCTTCAGATAATGGTTGGTCAGCATTATTATATGATGGTGAAAAATCTTACTTATCTAGAAAATATGATGTAAGAATTGTAGATAGAGTTGGAGGAGGAGACTCTTTTGCAAGTGGATTAATCTATGGATTGATCACAGAAATGTCATTACAAGAGGCATTAGAATTTGCTGTTGCTGCCTCTGCATTAAAGCATACAATTCCTGGAGACTTCAACCTAGTTGCTAAAGATGAAGTGGAAACTTTGGCAAAAGGTGATGCATCAGGACGAGTTCAAAGATAA
- a CDS encoding sugar kinase codes for MKWKLWQKVMHQDEFKDNMEIVTFGESMVLFNPDTTGPLRYVHNFNKSIAGAESNVAIALARLGHHVGWFSKIGDDEFGRYIKAIIRGEGVDVSRVVTDPHNNTGLLFKERFAHVNPNVYYYRKNSAASNMVIKDLDFDYIKSSKILHVTGITLALSPSARETVFKAVEFAKANNVLVSFDPNIRLKLWRIEEARPTLLEMAKLADIIFPGQDEGRLLLGTEDPKEIAREFLDMGCKIVAVKLGKEGCYLAKQEEDEFVTGYIVEKPEDTVGAGDGFAAGFLSGVLQNFSLRGCGQLANAVGAMATLVRGDMEGFPTLQQVQRFMGTEEYIDR; via the coding sequence ATGAAGTGGAAACTTTGGCAAAAGGTGATGCATCAGGACGAGTTCAAAGATAATATGGAAATTGTAACCTTTGGAGAATCTATGGTTCTATTTAATCCAGACACTACTGGACCATTAAGATATGTTCATAATTTTAATAAATCTATAGCAGGTGCGGAGTCTAATGTAGCTATTGCCCTTGCTAGACTAGGTCATCATGTAGGATGGTTTTCCAAAATAGGTGATGATGAGTTTGGACGCTATATAAAAGCAATCATTCGTGGTGAAGGTGTAGATGTTTCTAGAGTTGTTACTGATCCCCATAACAATACAGGACTGCTTTTTAAGGAAAGATTTGCTCACGTTAATCCGAATGTGTACTATTATAGAAAAAACTCAGCTGCTAGTAATATGGTAATAAAAGATTTGGACTTTGACTATATTAAATCCTCTAAGATTCTACATGTTACAGGTATAACTTTGGCACTATCCCCAAGTGCTAGAGAAACAGTTTTTAAAGCAGTAGAATTTGCTAAAGCGAATAATGTATTGGTATCCTTCGATCCAAATATTCGGTTGAAATTATGGCGTATAGAGGAGGCAAGACCCACCTTATTAGAGATGGCAAAACTGGCAGATATCATTTTTCCAGGTCAAGACGAAGGAAGATTGCTGCTAGGGACAGAAGATCCTAAAGAAATTGCCAGAGAATTTCTAGATATGGGCTGCAAAATTGTAGCTGTCAAGCTAGGAAAAGAAGGGTGTTATCTTGCAAAGCAAGAGGAAGATGAATTTGTTACTGGCTATATTGTTGAAAAGCCTGAAGATACTGTAGGGGCAGGAGATGGTTTTGCCGCTGGATTTTTATCAGGTGTATTGCAGAACTTTAGTTTAAGAGGATGCGGACAATTAGCCAATGCTGTTGGTGCCATGGCAACCCTAGTTAGAGGAGATATGGAAGGATTTCCAACCCTCCAACAGGTACAGAGATTTATGGGCACCGAAGAATATATAGATAGATAA
- a CDS encoding VOC family protein, producing the protein MLTLEHVGICAKDTEALKDWYIKLFNLKIVYDNKKEKPTYFLLMEDNSMLEIYPADHTTEAVGNKNQGIRHLSFGTDNIEKEYENLLKHNVEIIEELKVSPKGIKTAFFKDVEGNIIHFIQRPESLY; encoded by the coding sequence ATGTTGACACTAGAGCATGTTGGAATTTGTGCTAAAGATACAGAAGCTTTGAAGGACTGGTATATAAAACTATTCAATCTTAAAATTGTTTATGATAATAAAAAAGAAAAACCCACTTATTTTTTATTGATGGAAGACAATAGTATGTTGGAGATTTATCCAGCAGATCACACTACTGAAGCTGTGGGCAATAAAAATCAAGGAATAAGACATTTATCCTTTGGAACAGATAATATAGAGAAAGAGTACGAAAATCTATTAAAGCATAATGTAGAAATTATTGAAGAATTAAAGGTGAGTCCAAAGGGAATTAAGACAGCCTTTTTTAAAGATGTTGAGGGAAACATTATTCACTTCATTCAAAGACCTGAAAGTTTATATTAA
- a CDS encoding FadR/GntR family transcriptional regulator has product MEKKKINTSEIVYRAIEEKIYNKEWTSGMKIASENQLSQDLGVSRMSVREAIEKMVALNILTKRQGEGTFVNELSPSIYLNSLVPMILLDKDNLLDVLEFREVIEADTARLCAERCDDHTIKVLEECYQIMYDNNDTSEDFANADYQFHMEIAKASKNSLIIKVNSILTDIWKFQQNEINRCLGPERGVREHKKILDAIKERDSELAALYMKRHVQRTKNDILAIVMKEKEMKKNI; this is encoded by the coding sequence TTGGAAAAGAAAAAAATTAATACTAGTGAAATCGTATACAGAGCCATCGAAGAAAAGATTTATAATAAGGAATGGACAAGTGGGATGAAGATAGCATCAGAAAATCAGCTATCTCAAGATCTAGGAGTCAGTAGGATGTCTGTGCGAGAGGCTATTGAAAAAATGGTGGCTTTAAACATTCTCACCAAAAGACAAGGGGAAGGAACCTTTGTAAATGAGCTTTCGCCCTCCATCTATTTAAACAGTCTTGTACCTATGATTTTGCTTGATAAAGACAACTTGTTAGATGTACTAGAGTTTAGAGAAGTGATAGAAGCAGACACTGCTAGACTTTGTGCGGAAAGATGTGACGATCATACCATTAAAGTATTGGAAGAATGTTACCAAATCATGTATGACAACAATGATACATCTGAGGATTTTGCAAATGCTGATTATCAATTTCATATGGAAATTGCAAAAGCCAGTAAAAATTCTTTAATTATCAAAGTCAACAGTATTTTGACAGATATTTGGAAATTTCAGCAGAATGAAATTAACCGATGCTTGGGTCCAGAGCGAGGTGTTAGAGAACATAAAAAAATATTAGATGCCATCAAGGAAAGAGATTCTGAACTAGCAGCACTTTATATGAAAAGGCATGTACAAAGGACTAAAAACGACATTTTAGCTATTGTTATGAAGGAAAAGGAAATGAAAAAAAACATTTAA
- a CDS encoding iron-containing alcohol dehydrogenase family protein, with translation MKNLTVKFPNYAIQENVLPTVGSVLKDYGKRVLVVGGKTALEKTTQQLKASFANNNIDVIDFLWYGGECTFANIDSIAEKAKAEKADMIVGVGGGKAIDTAKAAAEKADLLSFTIPTIAATCAATTPLSIVYTEKGDFEALFQLSQPPVHIFMDSGVIADAPTKYLWAGIGDTIAKYYEVGITTRSKKLSHSATMGKSISIMCVEPLIEYGKKALLDSENKIASYELEQIILNNIISTGIVAMLVGDENNGAIAHGLFYGFTLLEEIEKHHLHGEVVAYGVLVLLAVDHQEKELEKLLSFYKEVKLPTCLEHIDVKNDRNYLENVLEKAVNAPDMKKTPYVVTKDMLFEAMQKLEEKSLAPKC, from the coding sequence ATGAAGAACTTAACAGTGAAGTTTCCGAATTATGCCATCCAAGAAAACGTTTTACCTACAGTAGGAAGTGTATTAAAAGACTATGGAAAACGTGTATTGGTAGTAGGAGGAAAAACTGCATTAGAAAAAACTACCCAACAGTTGAAGGCATCTTTTGCAAACAACAATATAGATGTTATCGATTTCCTTTGGTACGGTGGAGAGTGTACCTTTGCTAATATCGATAGTATTGCAGAAAAGGCTAAAGCAGAAAAAGCAGACATGATTGTAGGGGTAGGTGGCGGCAAAGCAATTGATACTGCAAAAGCTGCTGCTGAAAAAGCAGATCTTCTGTCTTTTACAATACCAACCATTGCCGCAACCTGTGCAGCTACCACTCCCTTATCTATCGTGTATACAGAAAAGGGAGATTTCGAAGCGTTATTTCAACTAAGTCAGCCGCCTGTGCATATTTTCATGGATAGCGGGGTTATTGCAGATGCTCCTACAAAGTATCTTTGGGCAGGTATTGGAGATACTATAGCAAAGTACTATGAAGTAGGTATTACCACAAGAAGCAAAAAATTATCCCACAGTGCAACCATGGGTAAATCCATTAGTATCATGTGTGTAGAACCACTAATTGAGTATGGAAAAAAGGCATTGTTGGATAGTGAAAATAAAATAGCTTCCTATGAGTTAGAGCAAATCATTCTAAATAATATTATAAGCACTGGAATTGTAGCTATGCTGGTGGGGGATGAAAATAACGGAGCCATCGCTCATGGCTTATTTTATGGATTTACCTTATTAGAAGAGATAGAAAAGCATCATCTTCATGGTGAGGTTGTGGCTTATGGAGTTTTAGTACTGCTGGCAGTAGATCATCAGGAAAAGGAGCTAGAGAAGCTTCTGTCCTTCTATAAAGAGGTGAAATTACCAACCTGTTTAGAACATATTGATGTAAAGAATGATAGAAACTATTTAGAGAATGTCTTAGAAAAAGCAGTAAATGCTCCAGATATGAAAAAAACACCGTATGTTGTAACGAAAGATATGTTGTTTGAAGCGATGCAAAAGCTTGAAGAAAAAAGCTTAGCACCTAAGTGTTAG